From the genome of Abyssicoccus albus, one region includes:
- a CDS encoding glycoside hydrolase family 32 protein, which produces MEWTREMKYRTLEDVTSEEINRLINKVDKAPWRQTYHIQPISGLLNDPNGLVYHDGLYHVFYQWHPLGAVHGMKYWYHLTSNDLVHFKAIGPTVKPNHHYDSHGAYSGSAIVVDNELKLVYTGNHRTKQWERIPYQVITTLNNNTTADKRAFVEGPPAGYTEHFRDPKVWYDSNRNKYYAVIGAQRVNETGTIVVYESTDFKDWQMMGELKTDYKSFGYMWECPDLFNIDGHDIVLFCPQGIDREGNRYRNIYQSGYLIGSLDFDSMTLSHDEFEELDHGFDFYAPQTMIGEHGERILIGWMGLPDIEYPTDVDEWAHCLTMPRTLSVRDDQLIQQPFKALQQLRQSETKQSLNVTSNPKTINEMTGTHYELIVKINDNQSNTFHIDLRQSEDERTRLTYDATSQQLTLDRSKSGVLPNGVDGTSRTTKLTNPLGTLQIFVDTSSIEMFINDGERVMTARIFPKDSSDQITLTSEGGDVSLDMTKYDLKGDIICQNYTQSEKH; this is translated from the coding sequence ATGGAATGGACGAGAGAAATGAAGTATCGAACGTTAGAAGATGTAACTTCTGAAGAAATCAATCGATTAATCAATAAAGTGGATAAAGCACCTTGGCGTCAGACGTATCATATTCAACCGATCTCTGGCTTATTAAACGATCCAAATGGCCTTGTCTATCACGATGGTCTATACCATGTTTTTTACCAATGGCATCCACTAGGTGCAGTACATGGTATGAAGTATTGGTATCATTTAACATCTAACGATTTAGTTCACTTCAAAGCGATTGGACCTACTGTTAAACCCAATCATCATTATGATTCTCACGGTGCTTATAGTGGTTCAGCAATTGTCGTGGATAATGAATTGAAACTTGTTTATACCGGAAATCATCGCACGAAACAATGGGAACGAATCCCTTACCAAGTAATTACAACGTTAAACAATAATACAACAGCGGATAAGCGCGCTTTTGTCGAAGGACCACCAGCAGGATACACCGAACACTTTAGAGATCCTAAAGTATGGTATGACAGTAATCGAAATAAGTATTATGCAGTGATCGGAGCTCAACGGGTTAACGAGACGGGGACAATCGTCGTCTATGAGTCAACAGATTTCAAAGATTGGCAAATGATGGGCGAACTGAAGACCGATTATAAATCGTTTGGCTACATGTGGGAATGTCCTGATTTATTCAACATCGATGGCCATGATATCGTCCTTTTTTGCCCTCAAGGCATTGATCGTGAAGGCAATCGATATCGAAACATTTATCAATCTGGATACTTAATAGGATCATTAGATTTCGATTCAATGACATTATCCCATGATGAATTTGAAGAATTAGACCATGGATTCGACTTCTACGCCCCACAAACGATGATTGGCGAGCACGGAGAACGTATTTTAATCGGTTGGATGGGATTACCAGATATTGAGTACCCGACAGATGTTGATGAATGGGCCCACTGTTTAACAATGCCTAGAACGTTATCGGTTAGAGATGATCAACTGATTCAACAACCGTTTAAAGCGTTACAACAATTAAGACAATCAGAAACCAAGCAATCACTGAATGTCACATCAAATCCAAAGACTATAAATGAGATGACTGGAACGCATTACGAACTCATCGTTAAGATTAACGATAATCAATCGAATACATTCCATATTGATCTCCGACAATCAGAAGATGAACGTACACGACTAACATATGATGCAACATCTCAACAACTGACACTCGATCGATCAAAGAGTGGCGTATTACCGAATGGAGTAGATGGAACATCAAGGACAACTAAACTTACTAATCCATTGGGCACATTACAAATATTTGTCGATACATCGAGTATTGAAATGTTCATTAATGATGGTGAACGTGTGATGACTGCAAGAATATTCCCGAAAGATTCATCTGATCAAATAACATTGACTTCAGAAGGTGGAGACGTGTCACTGGATATGACGAAATATGATTTGAAAGGAGATATAATATGCCAAAACTATACGCAATCGGAGAAGCATTAA
- the dcm gene encoding DNA (cytosine-5-)-methyltransferase, translating into MKTIKVAELFAGVGGFRIGLENTENKIFDITWANQWEPSRKVQHAFDCYNRNFTTGEHSNVDIAEVSDEEMKNTNVDMIVGGFPCQDYSVARSLNGELGMRGKKGVLFWEIVRFIQNTRPKYLLLENVDRLLKSPSKQRGRDFGVMLSTLNELGYDVEWRVINAAEYGNAQKRRRVFIFGYLNNSNYAKSIKNISNKEVVLKSGLFASGFPVLEELYKDRENEVQLGHDTVNISDHFSFNFHTSGIIRDGHIYTAHTIPIEETPKTLGDILENNVSEEYFLSEEKIEKFKYLRGPKKLKRTSATGHEYQYSEGGMSPYDDINKPARTMLTSESSVNRSSHFIKDGDNYRTLTPIEAERLNGFPDNWTEGMPNKMRYFCMGNALVIPLVTRIGNEIERIEQEHSDDSIQLNLF; encoded by the coding sequence ATGAAAACTATTAAAGTAGCTGAACTCTTTGCGGGGGTTGGTGGCTTCCGAATCGGATTAGAGAATACAGAAAACAAAATATTTGATATTACATGGGCTAACCAATGGGAGCCTTCAAGAAAAGTTCAACATGCTTTTGACTGTTATAATCGTAACTTCACTACTGGGGAACATTCTAATGTAGATATTGCAGAAGTTTCAGATGAAGAAATGAAAAATACAAATGTAGATATGATTGTTGGTGGATTTCCATGCCAAGATTACTCTGTTGCAAGATCTTTGAATGGTGAACTTGGTATGAGAGGAAAAAAAGGCGTTTTATTTTGGGAGATTGTTCGTTTCATACAAAACACACGACCTAAATACCTCCTTTTAGAAAATGTTGATCGATTATTAAAATCACCTTCAAAACAACGGGGTCGTGATTTTGGTGTTATGCTTTCGACTTTAAATGAACTTGGGTACGACGTTGAATGGCGTGTTATCAACGCTGCTGAATATGGAAATGCTCAAAAAAGACGTAGAGTTTTTATCTTTGGTTATTTAAATAATAGTAATTACGCGAAATCTATAAAAAATATTTCAAATAAAGAAGTCGTATTAAAGTCTGGATTATTTGCAAGTGGTTTTCCAGTTTTAGAAGAATTATATAAAGATAGAGAAAATGAAGTTCAACTTGGACATGATACAGTTAATATCTCTGATCATTTTAGCTTTAATTTTCATACGTCTGGCATTATTAGAGATGGTCATATTTATACAGCACATACAATTCCAATTGAAGAAACACCTAAAACACTTGGAGATATATTAGAAAATAATGTATCAGAAGAATATTTCTTATCAGAAGAAAAAATTGAAAAGTTCAAGTATTTAAGAGGTCCAAAAAAGCTAAAGCGAACTTCAGCCACTGGCCATGAATATCAATATTCAGAAGGCGGCATGTCTCCTTATGATGATATAAATAAACCAGCAAGAACAATGTTAACGAGTGAATCCTCTGTGAATAGAAGTTCACATTTCATAAAAGACGGGGATAATTATAGAACTCTTACGCCTATTGAAGCCGAAAGATTAAATGGTTTTCCTGATAATTGGACTGAAGGAATGCCAAATAAAATGCGTTATTTTTGTATGGGAAATGCTTTAGTAATTCCATTGGTCACTAGAATTGGAAATGAAATCGAACGAATTGAACAAGAACATAGTGATGATTCAATTCAATTAAACTTGTTTTAG
- a CDS encoding carbohydrate kinase family protein codes for MPKLYAIGEALIDFIPQTKGVELKRVKGFESQVGGAPANVASCVAKLGGESALITQLGNDAFGDLITETLDEQGVDTSFIQRTDEANTGLAFVSLTESGERDFAFYRKPSADMLLNQSTIQTDFQSTDMLHFCSVDLIPSPMKEAHVEVIERMESAGGTIIFDPNLRFPLWPSVEALKETVLEFMPKAHIVKIADEELEYLTGSADSSSLQQLFTGNTEVIIYTEGADGASIYTKDGKIAHDEGYTVDVQDTTGAGDAFIGSIIYQLLEARLEQQPIQYIQKNAVNLLKFSNAVGALSTTKKGAIESLPTAQEIDRFINQ; via the coding sequence ATGCCAAAACTATACGCAATCGGAGAAGCATTAATTGACTTTATCCCTCAGACAAAAGGTGTAGAACTGAAACGTGTTAAAGGATTTGAATCACAAGTCGGTGGGGCACCAGCAAACGTTGCGAGCTGTGTGGCAAAGCTCGGTGGAGAATCAGCATTGATCACTCAACTAGGTAATGATGCATTTGGAGATCTTATTACAGAAACCCTTGATGAGCAAGGTGTTGATACATCTTTTATTCAGAGAACAGATGAAGCCAATACAGGACTCGCCTTTGTCAGTTTGACGGAATCTGGTGAACGAGACTTTGCATTCTATCGTAAACCATCAGCGGATATGTTGTTAAACCAATCAACAATTCAAACAGACTTTCAATCAACAGATATGCTTCACTTCTGTTCAGTTGATCTTATTCCATCACCAATGAAAGAAGCGCATGTCGAAGTCATCGAACGAATGGAATCAGCAGGCGGCACAATCATCTTTGACCCGAACTTAAGATTCCCTTTATGGCCATCGGTTGAAGCGCTGAAAGAAACAGTGCTTGAATTCATGCCGAAAGCACATATCGTTAAGATCGCCGATGAGGAGTTAGAATATTTAACAGGCAGTGCAGACTCTAGCTCGTTACAACAGTTATTTACTGGAAATACAGAAGTTATTATTTACACAGAGGGCGCAGACGGAGCTTCCATTTATACGAAGGACGGCAAAATCGCACATGACGAAGGATATACCGTTGACGTTCAAGACACAACAGGCGCAGGTGACGCATTCATCGGTTCAATCATTTATCAATTACTCGAAGCACGACTTGAGCAACAACCAATACAATATATTCAAAAGAACGCAGTGAACTTGTTGAAATTTAGCAATGCAGTCGGCGCATTATCCACAACGAAGAAAGGCGCGATTGAAAGTTTGCCGACAGCGCAAGAAATTGATCGATTTATTAATCAATAA
- the bioB gene encoding biotin synthase BioB: MLSERVIHEQDLTKEEAIEMFIDPTVDTYDLLYEAYKVRKHFFGKEVKLNMLLNAKSGICPEDCGYCGQSKLMKNKETYKLVDACRIQEGADFCASNQIGTYCIVMSGRGPSDKEVNHIASTVQDIKTNHPQLKICACLGLASEEQAMKLKASGVDRYNHNINTSENYHSEVVTTHTYEDRVNTIETMKKHNISPCSGVICGMGESDEDIIDMAFALKEIDADSIPVNFLHPVKGTKFGDEDNLTPEKCLRILSLFRLINPSKEIRIAGGREINLRTLQPLAMQAANSIFIGDYLITNGQANELDYKMLEDMGFTIDVGE, encoded by the coding sequence ATGTTATCTGAACGTGTGATTCATGAACAAGATTTAACAAAAGAAGAAGCGATAGAGATGTTTATTGATCCAACGGTTGATACATATGACCTATTATATGAAGCGTATAAAGTGCGTAAACATTTCTTTGGTAAAGAAGTGAAGCTGAATATGTTACTCAATGCTAAAAGTGGAATTTGTCCTGAAGATTGTGGTTATTGTGGACAATCCAAATTAATGAAAAACAAAGAAACATATAAACTTGTTGATGCATGTCGTATTCAAGAAGGTGCTGATTTCTGTGCGTCTAATCAAATAGGGACGTATTGCATTGTGATGAGTGGTCGAGGACCGAGTGATAAAGAAGTTAATCATATTGCTTCGACAGTGCAGGATATTAAAACGAATCACCCGCAACTTAAAATATGTGCTTGTCTAGGTTTAGCGAGTGAAGAACAGGCGATGAAGTTAAAAGCGTCAGGTGTTGATCGATATAATCATAATATCAATACGAGTGAAAACTATCATTCAGAAGTTGTGACGACGCATACATATGAAGATCGAGTGAATACAATAGAAACGATGAAGAAGCATAATATATCACCATGTTCAGGCGTAATATGTGGGATGGGAGAAAGTGATGAAGATATTATCGATATGGCTTTTGCATTAAAGGAAATCGATGCAGATAGTATACCGGTGAATTTTTTACACCCTGTGAAAGGGACGAAGTTCGGTGATGAAGATAATTTGACACCAGAGAAATGTCTAAGGATATTATCATTATTTAGATTGATTAATCCAAGCAAAGAGATACGCATCGCAGGTGGACGTGAGATTAACTTAAGAACATTGCAACCATTAGCAATGCAAGCAGCGAATTCTATTTTTATCGGGGATTATCTGATTACGAATGGCCAAGCGAATGAATTGGATTATAAAATGTTGGAAGATATGGGGTTTACGATTGATGTAGGGGAATAA
- a CDS encoding ABC transporter ATP-binding protein encodes MNVITINQLKSKQGDFELNIDELNIPKGYITGLIGENGSGKTSLIYHLLNLRVQDTGEIKIFDRTFIEDREYILSNIGIVYSENHFPDFMNPKSLEKIFIDYYVTWDSNLYAHYLDKFEIPMTKKIKTLSQGMKIKLNIATAMSHKPKLLILDEPTSNLDPTFRIELLNILQDLMLDEDQTILFSTHITSDLEQIADYIAFIEEGRLMLYEEKDHLLEQYHIIEGDDLLLDDELDQLLIGTEFNDKRFKAMTKDADVFRELFGDKVIINPITIDQMMYFSKLKRLGVKHEATY; translated from the coding sequence ATGAACGTCATTACGATTAATCAGTTGAAATCAAAGCAGGGGGACTTTGAATTAAACATCGATGAATTAAACATTCCAAAGGGGTATATTACAGGACTGATTGGGGAGAACGGTTCTGGGAAGACGAGTTTAATTTATCATTTATTAAACCTACGTGTACAAGACACAGGTGAGATTAAGATTTTTGACAGAACATTTATTGAAGACCGCGAATACATTTTGTCGAATATTGGGATTGTTTATAGTGAGAATCACTTTCCTGACTTCATGAATCCAAAAAGTTTAGAGAAAATCTTTATCGATTACTATGTCACTTGGGATTCTAACTTATATGCACATTACTTAGACAAGTTCGAAATCCCAATGACGAAAAAAATTAAAACATTATCACAAGGGATGAAAATTAAATTAAACATTGCCACTGCAATGAGTCATAAACCGAAGTTACTCATTCTTGATGAACCAACATCAAACTTAGACCCAACGTTTAGAATTGAACTATTAAATATATTACAAGATTTAATGTTAGATGAAGATCAGACGATATTATTTAGTACTCATATTACATCTGATTTAGAGCAGATTGCAGATTATATCGCGTTCATTGAAGAAGGTCGATTGATGCTTTATGAAGAGAAAGATCACCTATTGGAGCAATATCATATTATTGAAGGGGATGATCTGTTGTTGGATGATGAATTAGACCAATTGTTGATCGGTACTGAATTCAATGATAAGCGTTTTAAAGCGATGACAAAAGATGCGGATGTCTTCCGAGAATTATTTGGCGACAAAGTCATCATCAATCCAATCACCATTGATCAGATGATGTATTTCAGTAAATTGAAGAGATTAGGTGTTAAACATGAAGCAACATATTAA
- the smpB gene encoding SsrA-binding protein SmpB codes for MMAKPTKDNNVVSQNRKARHDYTIEETYEAGMELKGTEIKSIRRGSVNMQDAYARVHKGEMFVYNLHIAPYEEGNRFNHDPLRHRKLLLKRKEIDKLLGISKTQGYSLIPLKMYIKNGYCKMLLGVAKGKKKFDKRQDLKDKAMKRDVERALKDRG; via the coding sequence ATGATGGCGAAGCCAACGAAAGACAACAACGTTGTATCTCAAAATAGAAAAGCTCGCCACGATTATACAATCGAAGAAACGTACGAAGCGGGAATGGAACTGAAAGGGACTGAGATTAAATCGATTCGACGTGGAAGTGTTAATATGCAGGACGCATACGCAAGAGTCCATAAAGGCGAAATGTTTGTATATAACTTGCATATCGCACCGTATGAAGAAGGGAATCGATTCAATCACGACCCGCTAAGACATCGTAAATTATTGTTAAAGCGCAAAGAAATTGACAAGTTACTTGGGATTTCTAAAACACAAGGGTATTCATTGATACCACTTAAAATGTACATTAAAAATGGGTATTGTAAAATGTTACTCGGTGTTGCAAAAGGTAAGAAGAAGTTCGATAAACGTCAAGACTTAAAAGACAAAGCAATGAAACGAGACGTTGAACGCGCGTTAAAAGATCGTGGTTAA
- a CDS encoding GntR family transcriptional regulator, translated as MNIQLNQKSDKPIYEQLKSEIIRLIMSQQLREGEALLSMRALAKQLGISVITTKRAYKDLEQLGYIQSIAGKGTFVAQGNTTMIREQSLKQLEGKIKESIEMCKELNIERHEYEEIIEFLWEEL; from the coding sequence ATGAACATACAACTCAACCAAAAAAGCGACAAACCGATCTACGAACAACTCAAATCAGAGATCATTCGTCTGATCATGAGTCAACAACTTCGTGAAGGTGAAGCTTTACTTTCAATGCGTGCGTTAGCTAAACAATTAGGTATTAGCGTCATTACAACAAAACGTGCGTACAAAGATTTAGAACAACTTGGCTACATTCAATCTATCGCAGGGAAAGGTACATTCGTCGCTCAGGGGAATACGACGATGATTCGTGAACAGTCACTTAAACAATTAGAGGGAAAAATTAAAGAATCGATTGAGATGTGTAAAGAATTAAACATTGAACGTCATGAATATGAAGAAATTATCGAGTTCTTATGGGAGGAATTATAA
- a CDS encoding Sau3AI family type II restriction endonuclease, whose protein sequence is MAKFEYSTVDDLIDYAKEAEGKYLYEIDKHDMLENTNVKGSVGHIIEASYFGYEINSNAEADFADVGIELKATGITKMKSGKLKAKERLVLNIINYESEVNNSFYSSSFWTKNSKLLLFFYEYKKDKNNKMDRKNTQIVKVHLLDFPEEDLELIKKDWKLIHNRIKNGEAHLLSEGDTLILGACTKGSTAKKSLRTQPCSDIKAKQRAYSLKQGYMSNLVRKLISNEYLESITTSREINEKSLESILENKFKHYYGMTDKQIAKDLNVPLSKGKSKIPVLMSAMLGIKGNNLNNIDEFEKFNIKFKTINLKPNGKMKEHMSFEQIDFQNYLETDWEDSSLREMFETTKWLFIVFQMNSEGEKVFRGIHLWNMPEQEIDTHLKTFYLKTQNILHEGVTLTKTNRGITNNLPSASESPMCHIRPKARDSSDQYELPDGQMITKQCFWLNKEYIEKQVGVVDE, encoded by the coding sequence ATGGCGAAGTTTGAATATTCAACGGTTGATGATCTTATAGATTATGCAAAGGAAGCGGAAGGAAAATATCTATACGAAATCGATAAACATGATATGTTGGAAAATACCAATGTAAAAGGTTCCGTTGGACACATTATTGAGGCAAGTTATTTCGGCTATGAAATTAATTCTAATGCCGAAGCTGATTTTGCTGATGTTGGTATTGAGCTAAAAGCTACTGGAATAACTAAAATGAAGTCAGGAAAACTAAAAGCAAAAGAAAGACTCGTATTAAACATAATAAATTACGAATCTGAAGTAAATAATTCTTTCTACTCCTCTAGTTTTTGGACTAAGAATTCTAAACTTTTATTATTCTTTTACGAATATAAAAAAGATAAAAACAATAAAATGGATAGAAAGAATACACAAATAGTTAAAGTCCATTTATTGGACTTTCCAGAAGAAGATTTGGAATTAATAAAAAAAGACTGGAAGTTAATACATAATAGAATAAAAAATGGAGAAGCTCATCTTCTTTCTGAAGGAGATACACTTATTCTAGGTGCTTGTACAAAAGGTAGTACTGCCAAAAAGTCGTTAAGAACACAACCTTGCAGTGATATTAAAGCAAAACAAAGAGCCTATTCTTTAAAACAAGGTTACATGTCAAATTTAGTTAGGAAATTAATCTCTAATGAATATTTAGAATCCATAACAACATCACGTGAAATTAACGAGAAATCTTTAGAAAGCATCTTAGAAAATAAATTTAAGCATTATTACGGAATGACAGATAAACAAATTGCTAAAGATTTAAATGTACCACTATCCAAAGGAAAATCAAAAATACCTGTACTGATGAGTGCTATGCTTGGAATTAAAGGAAATAACCTAAACAACATTGACGAATTTGAAAAGTTTAATATTAAATTTAAAACGATTAATTTAAAACCAAATGGCAAGATGAAAGAACATATGTCATTTGAACAAATTGATTTTCAAAATTATCTCGAGACGGATTGGGAAGACAGTTCACTTAGAGAAATGTTCGAAACAACTAAATGGTTATTTATAGTTTTTCAAATGAATTCAGAGGGTGAAAAAGTTTTTAGAGGAATACATTTATGGAATATGCCTGAACAAGAGATTGATACCCATTTAAAAACGTTCTACTTAAAAACTCAAAACATTCTCCATGAAGGGGTTACACTAACAAAAACTAACCGTGGTATTACGAATAATCTACCAAGTGCAAGTGAATCACCTATGTGTCATATTAGACCTAAAGCAAGAGATTCATCAGATCAATACGAATTGCCAGATGGACAAATGATTACTAAACAGTGTTTTTGGTTGAATAAAGAATATATAGAAAAACAGGTAGGTGTTGTAGATGAATAA
- a CDS encoding LacI family DNA-binding transcriptional regulator, protein MNIRDIAKLAGVSKSTVSRYLNGGSISERTRDKIDRVVKETGYSPNQFAQSLKAKRTQMMGVIVPRLNSYASNQTLYGIETFLRERQYQTIIVNTDLDKQLEINAIYTLAKNKVDGIILFATTLTDQHLEAIHTVNVPVILVGQSHEGIHSIVQNDYEAGRLIGHYFGSAHFNRIAYFGVDETDKAVGIHRRRGVLEGLSEHGDQADVYMTTFKLSDAKEKAKPIVQRYDAIICATDNIALGVLKAALDKDINVPKQLSISGFGGYETTSIVTPMITTIVFPYEASGRIAAQSMLKLLDGEDVPLVYRMDFDLDEKESVDIYPTEA, encoded by the coding sequence ATGAATATTCGTGATATTGCAAAGTTGGCGGGTGTGTCGAAGAGTACGGTGTCGAGATATTTGAACGGTGGTTCTATTAGTGAGCGGACGCGTGACAAAATCGATCGTGTCGTAAAGGAAACAGGATATAGCCCGAATCAATTTGCTCAGAGCTTAAAAGCAAAACGAACACAGATGATGGGGGTAATCGTCCCAAGATTGAATTCATATGCATCGAATCAAACGTTATATGGCATTGAGACGTTTTTAAGAGAAAGACAGTATCAAACGATTATTGTCAATACCGATTTAGACAAGCAGTTAGAAATCAATGCGATCTATACGCTTGCAAAAAATAAAGTCGATGGGATTATTCTCTTTGCGACAACTTTGACAGATCAACATTTAGAAGCGATTCATACAGTGAATGTGCCAGTCATCCTTGTCGGTCAGTCGCATGAAGGGATCCATTCAATAGTCCAGAATGATTATGAAGCAGGTCGATTAATTGGGCATTATTTTGGCAGTGCACACTTCAATCGTATTGCCTATTTCGGTGTCGATGAAACGGATAAAGCGGTTGGTATTCATCGACGACGAGGTGTTTTAGAAGGATTGAGTGAACATGGTGATCAAGCAGATGTTTACATGACAACGTTCAAACTGAGTGATGCCAAAGAAAAAGCAAAACCAATTGTTCAGCGTTATGATGCCATCATATGTGCAACAGATAATATTGCGCTTGGTGTGTTAAAGGCGGCACTTGATAAAGATATTAACGTGCCAAAGCAGCTGTCGATCTCAGGGTTTGGTGGTTATGAGACAACGTCGATTGTCACACCAATGATTACAACGATCGTATTTCCATATGAAGCATCAGGGCGTATCGCGGCACAATCAATGCTAAAGTTATTGGACGGTGAAGACGTGCCGCTTGTTTATCGGATGGACTTTGACCTTGATGAAAAAGAAAGCGTTGACATTTACCCGACCGAGGCGTAA
- a CDS encoding sucrose-specific PTS transporter subunit IIBC, giving the protein MAMSDQQIAKQVIEAVGGQENIKSIAHCATRLRIVLHNKEKIDQDMIDNTDKVKGAFFNSGQYQVIFGTGTVNKIYNAVESLGIEGQSTSDVKEEAEKQGNMFQRAIRTFGDVFVPIIPVLVATGLFMGLRGVLMNEQILSWMGMAPDDISENFILFTQVLTDTAFAFLPALVAWSAFKVFGGSPVLGIVLGLMLVNPSLPNAYAVGDGSAEPLKFFGMIPVVGYQGSVLPAFFVGLIGAKFEKFLRKRIPDAIDLIVTPFVTLLVMITLGLFVIGPVFHSIETIILTGTKWVLDLPFGIAGLLIGFFQQIIVVTGVHHIFNFMEIQLLEEFKYNEFNPIISAAMTAQGAATIAVGLKTRQKKLKALALPSAFSAFLGITEPAIFGVNLRYFKPFVCGLIGGAAGGFLASLLHLKASGMAITVLPGMLLFIEDIGQLPLYILVLAVSFAVGFVLTWFFGYSDKMAEEIREAK; this is encoded by the coding sequence ATGGCAATGTCAGATCAACAGATTGCAAAACAAGTCATTGAAGCCGTTGGAGGCCAAGAAAATATTAAGTCGATTGCACATTGTGCGACGAGATTACGTATCGTCTTACATAATAAAGAGAAGATTGATCAAGATATGATTGATAACACCGATAAAGTGAAAGGTGCATTTTTCAACTCAGGTCAATATCAAGTCATTTTTGGCACAGGAACAGTGAATAAAATTTATAACGCCGTTGAAAGTCTAGGGATTGAAGGACAATCAACGAGTGATGTGAAAGAAGAAGCGGAGAAACAAGGCAATATGTTCCAACGCGCAATTAGAACGTTTGGTGATGTCTTCGTACCCATTATCCCAGTACTTGTAGCGACAGGTTTATTTATGGGGTTACGTGGCGTATTAATGAATGAACAAATCTTATCTTGGATGGGTATGGCACCTGATGATATTTCTGAGAATTTCATTCTCTTCACGCAAGTTTTAACAGACACAGCGTTTGCATTCTTACCAGCGCTTGTAGCATGGAGTGCGTTTAAAGTCTTTGGCGGCAGTCCAGTGCTCGGTATCGTCCTTGGTTTGATGCTCGTTAATCCATCTTTACCGAATGCCTACGCCGTTGGTGACGGATCTGCAGAACCGTTGAAGTTCTTTGGTATGATCCCAGTAGTAGGATATCAAGGATCAGTATTACCAGCATTCTTCGTCGGGTTAATCGGCGCGAAATTTGAGAAGTTCTTGCGTAAAAGAATCCCCGATGCGATTGATTTAATTGTGACACCATTTGTAACGTTACTTGTCATGATTACATTAGGGTTATTCGTCATCGGACCTGTATTCCATAGTATAGAGACAATCATCTTAACAGGTACAAAATGGGTATTAGACTTACCATTCGGAATCGCTGGATTACTTATTGGATTCTTCCAACAAATTATCGTTGTGACTGGGGTACATCATATCTTCAACTTCATGGAGATTCAACTATTAGAAGAGTTCAAGTACAATGAATTCAACCCAATCATCTCTGCAGCCATGACCGCACAAGGCGCTGCAACAATAGCAGTCGGATTGAAGACACGTCAGAAGAAGTTGAAAGCATTAGCGCTCCCATCAGCATTCTCAGCATTCTTAGGGATTACAGAACCAGCAATCTTTGGGGTCAACTTAAGATACTTTAAGCCATTTGTCTGTGGTTTAATCGGAGGAGCAGCCGGAGGATTCTTAGCTTCATTATTACATTTGAAAGCATCAGGCATGGCGATTACAGTATTGCCAGGAATGTTATTATTCATTGAAGACATTGGGCAATTACCATTGTATATTCTAGTGTTAGCTGTTTCATTCGCAGTAGGGTTCGTATTGACATGGTTCTTTGGATATAGTGATAAGATGGCAGAAGAGATTAGAGAAGCGAAGTAA